A stretch of DNA from Spirochaetota bacterium:
GCTATATCAAGGAATTCCCGGTGGAGCGCCTCTACCGCGACGCGAAGCTGGGCGAGATCGGCGAGGGCACCTCGGAGATCCAGCGGGTGCTGATCGCCAAGGATCTGATCAAGAAGTACGCATCGTAGTAAGGGCGCGGCAGAAGGGGCACGGCATGCCGTGCCCCAACGGAGCCGCGCTCCAACGGAGCCGCGCTCCAACCAACTAACAAGGAGACACACATGGAATACGAACTCGGTAAATCATACGACGAAATCAACGTAGGGGACAAGGCGTCTTTTTCAAAGACCATCACGGAGACCGACATCGCGCTGTTCGCGGCCATAACCGGCGACTTCAACCCGATGCACATGAACGAGGAGTTTGCGAAGAAGACCCCGTTCAAGACACGGATAGCCCATGGCGGCCTGCCCCACGGCCTTATCGCGCCGGTCTGGGGAACGAAGCTTCCGGGCCTGGGCACCATAGCCCTGGAGATCAAGACCCGCTTCAAGGCTCCCACCTATCCGGGTGATACGATAACCGCTTCGACCGAGGTTATCGAGAAGCTCGAGGAGAGGAAGTGGCTCAGGATGAAGCTGACCTGGACGAACCAGAAAGGCGAGATCGTGGGGACCGGCGAAGGCTTGGTGATGCCGCCCCCGAAATTGAAGTAATTTGAGTATATTCACACTGAAGGCGCGGTTTCGAAACCGCGCCTTCAGTGTTTGTTTTCCTCATTTTAATCCCACCACAGCAAAATCCTCAAATCTGAGGACAATTCCTTTTTTTGTTCAAATTAAATCATACAAAAGAATCAATAAGTAATATATTTTTTAATAATTATTCCACATTTTGCTTGACTTGTTTTGTTAATATTTATTATTGGTAAATATTAACAATATATAAATAATTCTTATTGGTAAATATTTATTATTTATTAAAGTTAAGTAACTTATTAATAATTGTTAACTCTATTCCTCCTCCGCATAGGGGAGCGGGGGAATAATTAGCGCAAAGTATAATTTTAAAACAATGATCATTTTGCTCTATCGCATGAGAATGCTATAGCACTGTAGGAATATACGATGAACCTTGGCTCTATTCTTAGAAAACACAGAAAAGAACAGAAATTGACCATGAAGGAAGTGGCGGAAAAGGCCCATATTTCCGAGGGCTTTTTGAGCCAGATAGAAAATAATGTAAACACTCCTTCAGTCGATACACTGATGAATATATGCAGCGCCATGGGAGTCAATGCCGGCGATATCCTGAACCAGGTGGAACGTCAGGTCAAGTTTGTGGTGATACACAAAAGCGACTGGAGTGATATCGACGTGCCCCAGTCCGGATTCGCGACAAAGAGGTTTTTTCCGCCGGACAGCCGTACCGTCATAGATACGGCCATCCTCGTCATAAACCAGGGGAAGACGATCCCGGTGAGAAAGAACATCAGGAACAGCCAGGAGCTCCTGAGCGTCCTCAAGGGTAAAGTCGAGCTGGAGCTCGGCGACGAGAAGATCATGCTCTCGGAAGGGGATTCGATCCATTACTGGTCCATACCGGGTAAGGAGATGATCTTCGGGAAAAGCCCGACCTCGGTTGTCGTTTGGGTGGGAACCATATAAAGGCATCACATAAAAGATTATATAAAGATTTTAAAAAGAGGTGTTTCGTTTATGATTAAATTCAGTGACAAACAATTGGCAACTCCGAAACTGATGAGGCCGGTGTACCTTGTTACAGCCGGACAGTCAAAGTTCGACAGGGCCTTTCCGGAGAAGAGAACGGAAGAGCTCTGCGTCGATGCCCTGGTTCAGGCGGCAGAGATGATCAATATGTCCCCGGCTGAACTGAAGAGCTATATCCACACATGCTATTACGGCCACTTTGCCGATCACTTCGGCGATCAGCTTCTCGGCGAATCCGTCATTCATGACCGGCTCGGCCTGGACCCACTGGGAAACGTCGGCGTGAAAACCGGCGGCGCGACCGGTGGCTCGACCCTATGGGAAGGCCTGAAGGCAGTAGCGTCCGGATACTCCAACTGCGTGCTCTGCATGGGCTGGGAGCGGATGGACGAAGTCCCCACGGACGAAGGAAACTTCTACATTTCCTGCGCTGCCGACAAGGACTGGGAAGGTCCCCTGGGGCACATCTACACCGGGTACTATGCGGTCATGGCGCAGAAATACTGGCAGGTTTTCGGCAAGGAACAGGATTCCTTCCGGAAGACCATGGCGGAGATCGCGGTCAAGCACCACGGCTATGCGCGCATGAATCCCTACGCGCACGCCCCGATGAAGATCACTGTGGAAGACGTCCTCAAGTCACCGGTGGTGGCATATCCCCTGCGCGCCCTTGACTGCTGCGTCATGAGCGTCGGCGCGGCCTGCGGCATCCTGTGTGATGAAGAGACAGCGATGAAGTTGTCCAAGAATTCACCCCACAAGCCGCTCCGGATATGGGTCACCGCTGGTTCTCACACCCTTCGTCCCGCGGACCGGCGCGACATGGAGATCCCGCTCCTGCCGAACGAGAGCAAGGACCAGTACAAGAACTTCGCGAAGGAGTTCCCCGGCGGCGAGCGCTATCCTGGCTTCACCGGCTTCCTCGCGGCCCGCATGGCCGCCTATTACGCCTACAACCAGGTCGGTATCAAGGACCCGACCGAGGACCTCGACGTCATCGAGCTCCACGACGCCTTCACCATCAGCGATATACAGACTTATGAAGACATCGGACTGCGTCCCTACGGCCATGGCCGCGACTATGTCGAGTCGGGAGACTGCTATCACACGAATCCGAAGACCGGTAAGCCGGGCAAGCTGCCCTCGAACCTTTCCGGCGGACTCATCGGATGCATGCACTCGGTCGGCGCGACCGGCATCATGCAGGTATTCGAAATCGCGTGCCACATCTGGAACAGATGGGCCGAGATCCATGGAGACGAGAAGCGGTGGAAGGCCTTCGGCCGCCAGAAGCCGTCGGATTGGACCGACCTCCAGGTAAAGGGCGCCAAGCGGGCCCTGGCCATCAGCCACGCCGGCGTCGGTTCGCACGTAACATGTACGATCCTGCAGGATCCGGACAATCTCATTAAAAAGGACGCGTAGAGGAGGAATAATTATGAGCCAGATAGGACAAGTATCCGTCAAGAACGGACAGTATAAAATCAAAGGTGACTTTCACCATCTTGAGCTGGGACAGCCGATCCGCAGCGCGGACGAAAATTGGAAGCTGGTCGGAATCACCAACCCGCGGCAGCTGACGCACATGCACTCCTATGGTGGGGAAGCGCTGTTTTTCGAGTCCCTGAGCCAGGGAAAACTGATGGCGACCCGGTGCGACAATCCCAAGTGCGAAACCAAAGGTTCCATCTACCAGCCCTTCAGGATCCACTGCCCGGATTGCCTGGCGAAGATGACGCCGATCGACATGACCGACATAGCGAAGAAAACCGCGAAAGTCCACACCTTCATGGTGTGCGAGCGCTCCGGGGCCTTCAACTTCCTGGACAAGCCGATCAAGTTCATCAACATCGAATTCGAGGGAGTCGTAACGATCCTGATGAGCTACCTAGCGGTGGGCGAACCGAAGATGGGGATGAAGGTCGTTCCCTGCTTCAAACGCCAGGACCCCACTTTTACGATTCTCGATCTCTGCTTTGTTCCCGAAGGGACGAAGGCGGATCAATTGCCGAGAGGTTTTTCTTTCTAACGACGAGACCTCCATTCCCCATAGGGGGGAAGTGAGCGTGGTGCCCCGGGCTTCCGCAAGGAAGCCCGGGGAAACCTTATTTTAAGATGGGAATAGTTGGAGGATAACAATGGATTTTTGGTTGAACGATGAACAAAAAATGCTCCGTTACAATGTCAGGGAATTTGCCGAGAAGGAGATTAAACCCAAGGCGCAGGAGCTTGATGAGAAAGAGGAATTCTCATATGATATAACGAAGAAAATGGCAGAGCTGGGCCTCTTCGGGATCTATGTCCCTGATAAATGGGGCGGCGCCGGCATGGATTACCTGTCATATTGCGTGGCCGTCGAGGAGATATGCCGCATAGACGGATCTCACGGCGCGACAGTTGCAGCGGCCAACTCTCTCGGCATCGGCCCGATTTATTATTATGGCAGCGACAAGCAGAAAGAAGAGTGGCTCCCCAGGCTTTGCAAGGGAGAGATACTGGCTTCCTTTGGCCTTACCGAGCCTGAAGCCGGGTCCGATGCAGGCGCCAGCAAGACCAACGCTAAGCTCGATAAGGGAGAGTGGGTCATCAATGGGAGCAAAATATTTATAACAAACTCTACCAATAAGATGGCGGGAATATGCACGGTCCAGGCCATTACCGGGAAAAAGTCGGATGGAAAGAACGAGGTCTCCTGCATCCTGGTGCCCAACGGAACGAAGGGTTACACCCAGAAAAAAATGACGAAAAAAATGATGTGGCGCGCCTCGGACACGGGGGAGCTCTATTTCGACGACTGCCGTGTTCCCGAGGAAAACCTTCTGGGCAAGAGGGGCGAAGGATTCCACCAGATGCTCCAGACCCTGGACAACGGGCGCCTGGCCATCGCGGCCATGGGACTGGGCGGGGCCCAGGGGGCCTATGAGCTTGCCATGAAGTACGCGAAGGAGCGGAAACAGTTCGGCAAGCCCATATCCACCTTCCAGGTCAATGCCTTCAAGCTGGCCGATATGGCAACGGAGATAGAGGCTGCCCGCAATCTCCTATACAAGGCCTGCTACCTGAAAGACCAGAAAAAACCGTTCGGCAAGGAAGCGGCCATGGCGAAACTGTATTGCTCAGAGGTGATGGGCAGGGTCGTGGACGAGGCGGTGCAGCTCCATGGCGGATACGGACTTATGAAGGAATACAATATCGAGCGCTTTTACCGCGATTACAAGCTCCTCACCATCGGCGAGGGCACGTCGGAAGTTCAGCGCATCGTTATTTCGCGGAAGATAGGATGCTATGACGATTAAACAGGGGATAGGGTCCCGTGACCCTTTCCGCTGTTGTAGTTGTTTGGATACTTAAAGCTAAAATGAACCTCTTTTACAGGTATGGCGCGCTTGTCGCGCCATATTTTTTTTCCGCCCGGCCGGGCACCATTGGGCGAAGCCAGCTACTGTTTGCTATTTTTGCTCGGTCCCGTTTCCCAGGCGTGGTCATTGATGGCGGGGTTCGCTTCCCTGTCGTTGGTCAGCAACTGCTCCTGTAACCGGATCTGCTCCCTCGCGTTTGAAATGTAAGTCGTTTTGTCATGGCAGTGGGGTGCCAGGATGATGATCGACGCCTCGTCGTATTTGATGAAGTTCTGCCCGGCCCTTACGGCGCTGTATCTTCTGTGCCCCAGCTTCACCAGGGCGTCGACGCCGAGGCGCACGGCGGTATCCAGGTAATCGCGGTACACGCCGTCGACGCAGGACTCGACCAGTTCATAGGCGTCCTGGCGGTTTTTTACCCTGGCCATGACGGACAGGCCGGGAAAATGCTTACGGATGCTGTCTATCAGGGCGGAATTCGATTCATGGTCCGTCAGGGTGGTTATGAACATGTCTGCGTCTTCGGCGCCTGCCGATTTCAGTATGTCAAGCCGTGTCGCGTCACCGTAAAATACCCTGAATCCCATCTTCCGGAGAAGATCCACGCGGTCCGAATCGTTATCGAGGATGGTCGCGTCAACGCCGTTCGCCCTGAGAAAGCGGCCCACGGTGCTTCCGAAATCGCCGAATCCGGCAATGATGACCCTGTGCCGGGCGTCTATCGCGTCTGGCTGCTTCGCTTCCCTCTCGGGGGTGCCAAACCAGGGAAGGATGAAGCGCTCGCCGGCGAAGAGGAGCAGGGGTGTGACGGTCATGGTCATCGCCGTCACGGCCATCATTATTTCGGTCCAGTCCCGGGGAAGTATGTTCAGCTGGCCCATGAAGGAGAAGAGGACGAAGGCGAACTCGCCTATCTGTGAAAGACCCAGGGTAAAGATGAGATTCTGGTCCAGGGAGAGCCTGAATATCCTGCCGGCGGCGAAGAGCACCAGGGCCTTTATGAGGACGGCGGCGCCGACGAGGGTGAAGATCAGGGCCGGAGACCCTGTTATGAGCCCGAAATTGATGGAGGCCCCCACCGATATGAAGAAGAGACCCAGCAGGAGGCCCTTGAAGGGCTCGATGTCGCTTTCCAGCTCATGGCGGAACTCGCTGTTGGCGAGGACCACCCCGGCGAGGAACGTGCCGAGGGCGGGGCTGAGTCCCACCAGGTTCATGAGAAAGGCGGTGGCGACGACAATCAGGAGCGCGGAGGCGGTGAATATCTCCCTCAGGTGAGCCCTGGCGATGAGGCGGAGAAGGGGGACTATCACATAACGGCCGCCGAGGACCACCAGGGCTCCCGCCCCGAGGACCGCCGTCGTCTGGAGCCAGCCGGGGAGGCCTTCGAGTACCGATCCGTTGTGTCCCGCCCCATTGCCGGCCGGTGACACGGCAAGAAGGGGCAGCAGCGCGAGGATGGGTATGACGGACATGTCCTGGAAGAGCAGCACGGAAAAGGAGCTTCTGCCGGCGCTGGTTTCGGAGAGGCCTTTTTCTTTCAGGGACTGGAGGACGATGGCGGTCGACGACATGGAAACGGCCAATCCCGCGGCGATAGCCGGTTTCAGGTCGAATCCGGCCAGGATAAGTCCGGCCGCCGCCAGCGCCGCGGTGGCCATGACCTGGATGGTGCCCATCCCGACGATAATATTGCGCATGCGCCAGAAATGGGAAGGCTCCAGCTCGAGGCCGATCAGGAACAGCATCATGACGACGCCGAATTCCGCGAAGTGAAGCACGTCCTGGCGCTCAGTGCCGACAAAGCCGAGGAAGAAGGGGCCGATGATCATCCCGGCTATGAGGTAGCCGAGGACGGACCCCATGCCGAGCCGCTTCGCCACCGGCACAAAGATGATGGCGGCGGTGAGATATATGAGAGCCTGTGGAAGAAATCCCTGTGTCATGTTCGTTCTTCTCCCCGTTGTGAGGCGATGAGATCGTTGAGATAGTCGCAGCCGGACAGCTCTTCCGGGCTGAATGCCCCGGCGGAAAGGCCTTCGAGAAGCGTACTATAATCGGCGGCTGCGGAGGCAAGCTCTTCCGCCGTAATGCGGTAGGTCCCCTGAACGGTGAACGGCGGCAGGTAGGTCATGTTGCAGAGGAGGGACGTCTGCTCAAAGGGGATGAGCAGTTCCCTGAGGGTAAATCCGCCCGAGCCAGCCTTCCGGAAGGTCTGGCGGGAGGCGCCCGAGGTCACCACGTTGAACGACACTTTTCCCCGCAGGCGCGTGCCGTCGGGGCCGTGGGCCCAGCCGAATTCGAGGACCATGTCTATCCATTGCTTGATGATGGGCGGGGCGCTGTACATGTACAGGGGGTGGTGCCAGATCACGATGTCGTGTTCCATAAGCAGGCTTTTTTCAGCCTCGATGTCGATATTAAAGTCCGGGTACAGCTCGTACAGGTCCCTGATGGTGATGAAGCTTTTCCCCTTCAGGGGAGCGAGGAGAGCCCTGCTTATCCGTGATTTTTCAAATCGGGGATGGGCGAAAAGCAGCAGAATCCGTTTCATTGTTTTAGCAAAAGGGATGGAGTGTCACGGCGTCAAACATTTTTTCCACCGGCGCCGATGGCGGCGTCCATTCCTCAATCTCGCTGATATGCCGGATGGAATGGTATCTCATGTTCCTGTCAGCCATTGCCGATTACTATCGGCGCCGGGTTGCACACTGGCACCGATAGTATCATTTCACTTCTATTATTGCTACTGATACGTGTCTGAAAACCTGATCATGAAGGAGAAGGATCCGTATCCCTCAACACCGTGCTCCGTGAGCCTGTTACCCTTGAACCTGTTGAAGGCTATGTAGGGGACCAGGGGATTGTAAAGCTCCCTGTCCTGAGTCCCCGTGTTATAGCCGTAGGTGACGCCGGCTTCAAGTCCCACGGTCACGTAGTCGCCCAGGTTAAGGTTCACGCCGAAGGCAAGGCCCGCATCGGCTCCGAATATGCCGTATTTGGTCCGCTCCTTGAAGGTGCCGAAGGTGAAGTAGGGAGACGGCGGTATTCCAGTGGCGGCCACATAGGCTGATCCGGGAAGGTCGGTGC
This window harbors:
- a CDS encoding acyl-CoA dehydrogenase, with the translated sequence YIKEFPVERLYRDAKLGEIGEGTSEIQRVLIAKDLIKKYAS
- a CDS encoding MaoC family dehydratase, encoding MEYELGKSYDEINVGDKASFSKTITETDIALFAAITGDFNPMHMNEEFAKKTPFKTRIAHGGLPHGLIAPVWGTKLPGLGTIALEIKTRFKAPTYPGDTITASTEVIEKLEERKWLRMKLTWTNQKGEIVGTGEGLVMPPPKLK
- a CDS encoding helix-turn-helix transcriptional regulator, translated to MNLGSILRKHRKEQKLTMKEVAEKAHISEGFLSQIENNVNTPSVDTLMNICSAMGVNAGDILNQVERQVKFVVIHKSDWSDIDVPQSGFATKRFFPPDSRTVIDTAILVINQGKTIPVRKNIRNSQELLSVLKGKVELELGDEKIMLSEGDSIHYWSIPGKEMIFGKSPTSVVVWVGTI
- a CDS encoding thiolase domain-containing protein codes for the protein MIKFSDKQLATPKLMRPVYLVTAGQSKFDRAFPEKRTEELCVDALVQAAEMINMSPAELKSYIHTCYYGHFADHFGDQLLGESVIHDRLGLDPLGNVGVKTGGATGGSTLWEGLKAVASGYSNCVLCMGWERMDEVPTDEGNFYISCAADKDWEGPLGHIYTGYYAVMAQKYWQVFGKEQDSFRKTMAEIAVKHHGYARMNPYAHAPMKITVEDVLKSPVVAYPLRALDCCVMSVGAACGILCDEETAMKLSKNSPHKPLRIWVTAGSHTLRPADRRDMEIPLLPNESKDQYKNFAKEFPGGERYPGFTGFLAARMAAYYAYNQVGIKDPTEDLDVIELHDAFTISDIQTYEDIGLRPYGHGRDYVESGDCYHTNPKTGKPGKLPSNLSGGLIGCMHSVGATGIMQVFEIACHIWNRWAEIHGDEKRWKAFGRQKPSDWTDLQVKGAKRALAISHAGVGSHVTCTILQDPDNLIKKDA
- a CDS encoding acyl-CoA dehydrogenase family protein, with the protein product MDFWLNDEQKMLRYNVREFAEKEIKPKAQELDEKEEFSYDITKKMAELGLFGIYVPDKWGGAGMDYLSYCVAVEEICRIDGSHGATVAAANSLGIGPIYYYGSDKQKEEWLPRLCKGEILASFGLTEPEAGSDAGASKTNAKLDKGEWVINGSKIFITNSTNKMAGICTVQAITGKKSDGKNEVSCILVPNGTKGYTQKKMTKKMMWRASDTGELYFDDCRVPEENLLGKRGEGFHQMLQTLDNGRLAIAAMGLGGAQGAYELAMKYAKERKQFGKPISTFQVNAFKLADMATEIEAARNLLYKACYLKDQKKPFGKEAAMAKLYCSEVMGRVVDEAVQLHGGYGLMKEYNIERFYRDYKLLTIGEGTSEVQRIVISRKIGCYDD
- a CDS encoding cation:proton antiporter — encoded protein: MTQGFLPQALIYLTAAIIFVPVAKRLGMGSVLGYLIAGMIIGPFFLGFVGTERQDVLHFAEFGVVMMLFLIGLELEPSHFWRMRNIIVGMGTIQVMATAALAAAGLILAGFDLKPAIAAGLAVSMSSTAIVLQSLKEKGLSETSAGRSSFSVLLFQDMSVIPILALLPLLAVSPAGNGAGHNGSVLEGLPGWLQTTAVLGAGALVVLGGRYVIVPLLRLIARAHLREIFTASALLIVVATAFLMNLVGLSPALGTFLAGVVLANSEFRHELESDIEPFKGLLLGLFFISVGASINFGLITGSPALIFTLVGAAVLIKALVLFAAGRIFRLSLDQNLIFTLGLSQIGEFAFVLFSFMGQLNILPRDWTEIMMAVTAMTMTVTPLLLFAGERFILPWFGTPEREAKQPDAIDARHRVIIAGFGDFGSTVGRFLRANGVDATILDNDSDRVDLLRKMGFRVFYGDATRLDILKSAGAEDADMFITTLTDHESNSALIDSIRKHFPGLSVMARVKNRQDAYELVESCVDGVYRDYLDTAVRLGVDALVKLGHRRYSAVRAGQNFIKYDEASIIILAPHCHDKTTYISNAREQIRLQEQLLTNDREANPAINDHAWETGPSKNSKQ
- a CDS encoding NAD(P)H-dependent oxidoreductase yields the protein MKRILLLFAHPRFEKSRISRALLAPLKGKSFITIRDLYELYPDFNIDIEAEKSLLMEHDIVIWHHPLYMYSAPPIIKQWIDMVLEFGWAHGPDGTRLRGKVSFNVVTSGASRQTFRKAGSGGFTLRELLIPFEQTSLLCNMTYLPPFTVQGTYRITAEELASAAADYSTLLEGLSAGAFSPEELSGCDYLNDLIASQRGEERT